GAAGGCGATCTCGTGCTGGCCGGGGTTGCACTCGCCCTTGGCGGACTCGACGGTGAGTCCGGCGCCGGCCATCTCGTTGCGGATGCGGCGCAGGAGTGGCTCGACCCGGCCGGTGCCGAGCACCGAGTAGTCGACGTTGTACTGGTTGACCGGGGTGAGGCCGCGGTAGTTCGCGTCCCAGGCGGCCTCGTAGCTGTCCTTGAAGACGATGAACTCCAGCTCGGTGCCGACCTGGGCGGTGAAACCGTGCCCGGCGAGGCGCTCCAGCTGGCGGCGCAGAATCTGGCGCGGCGCGGCGACCACGGGCGAGCCGTCGTTCCAGGCCAGGTCGGCGATGAGCAGGGCGGTACCGGCGTTCCAGGGCACGCGGCGCAGGGTCGACAGGTCGGGCCGCATGGCGAAGTCGCCGTAGCCGCGCTCCCAGGAGGACATGGCGTACCCGTCGACGGTGTTCATCTCCGTGTCGACGGCGAGGAGGTAGTTGCAGCCCTCGGTGCCGTGCTGGAGGACCTCGTCGAGGAAGAATCCGGCGGCGAACCGCTTGCCCTGGAGACGCCCTTGCATATCGGGGAAGGCCAGGACGACAGTGTCGATCTCACCGCTCGCGACGTGAGCGTGCAGCTCTTCGACACTGAGCGGGGGTGTGCGGTCTGCCACGGGAGGGCCTCCTTCGGCTTCCCCGGCTCCTTCGTCTTCTTCGGGCGGGCCGGGAGCCATAAGGTATTGCGGAGAACCATTGCTTGGGAAGGGGGCACGGCCAGATGTCGGTGGACGCTGACGGCGGACCGGACGACCGGCTGACGCCGGTACTGCGGCCGGTGCGGGCCGGGAACGGCTTCGAGGAGGCGCTGGAGCAGATTCTCCAGGTGGTGCGGCTGGGCCTGGTACCGGGCGGCGAACGGCTGCCGGCCGAGCGGGACCTGGCGGAGCGGCTCGGGATCAGCCGGGTGACGCTGCGCGAGGTGCTGAAGGTCCTCCAGGACCAGGGCCTGGTCGAGTCCCGCCGGGGCCGCTACGGCGGAACGTTTGTGCTGCCGCGTACGGACGCCGGCGGCGAGGACGAGCTGCGGCGGCGGATCGCGGAGGTCGACATCGAGGACGTGCTGCGCTTCCGCGAGGTGCTCGAGGTAGGCGCGGCGGGCCTGTGCGCGACGCACGGGCTCACGGACGAGCAGGCGGAGCGCCTGCGCGAGGCGCTGGCCCGCACGGCGGACGCGCCGCTGGCCGACTACCGCCGACTGGACACGATGCTCCACCTCACCCTGGCCGAGCTGTGCGGCTCGCCCTCGCTGACCGCGCAGTACGCGGCGGTCCGGGCCACGGTGAACGACCTGCTCGACTGCATCCCGCTCCTGGTGCGCAACCTGGAGCACTCGCAGCGGCAGCACCTCGCGCTGGTCGAGGCGGTGCTGGACGGGGACGCGGACGGGGCGCGGGAGATGATGCGGGAGCACTGCGCGGGGACGGCGGCCCTGCTCAGGGGCTTCCTGACGTGAAATGGTATGGATACGGTCCATTGTGGGAGTGGGAGGGCACATGACGGACGGCTCACGGCCGCTGATCGGCGTCAGCACGTATCTGGAGTCCGCGGCGCGCTGGGGCGTGTGGGCGCTGGACGCCGCGCTGCTGCCCGTCGGGTATCCCCGGCTGGTGCAGCGGGCCGGCGGGCTGGCCGCGATGCTCCCGCCGGACGCTCCCGAGCACGCGGCGGCGACGGTGGCCCGCCTCGACGGCCTGGTGATAGCGGGCGGCCCCGACGTCGAACCGGTCCGCTACGGCGCCGAGCCGGACCCCCGCACGGGGCCGCCGGCGCGGGAGCGGGACGCCTGGGAGCTGGCCCTGATCGAGGCGGCGCTGGCGGCGGACCTCCCGCTGCTGGGCATCTGCCGGGGCATGCAGCTGCTGAACGTCGCGCTCGGCGGCACCCTGACCCAGCACATCGACGGGCACGCCGAGGTCGTCGGCGCCTTCGGCCGGCACCCGGTCAAGCCGGTCCCCGGCACGCGGTACGCCGCGGCCGTCGAGGAGGAGACCTCCGTACCGGCCTACCACCACCAGGCCGTGGACCGCCTCGGCACCGGCCTGATCCCGTCGGCGTACGCGACGGACGGCACCGTGGAGGCGGTGGAACTACCGTCCGCGTCCTGGGTACTGGGCGTCCAGTGGCACCCGGAGATGGACGAGGACGTACGGGTCATGCACGCCTTGGTAAGGGCGGCACAACCCAGCCCGTCCGACGTTTGAGGACGAGGCCGTTCAGGCCGAAGGGGGTCTCGGCAGCGGCGCATCCACCCAGCCCGTCCCGACGTTTGAGGACGAGGCCGTTCAGGCCGAAGGGGGGTCTGGGGGCACCGCCCCCAGGGTCGGGAAGGGAAGGGGCGGCGGGGGCGAGAGAACCTACCCCCGAGTGAGCGACAACAGCTCCCGCGCCGGCCCCGCAGGCCGATGCCCCGTGGGCCACACCGCCCGCAGATCGCGCGCCAGCGCAACCCCCTCGACCGGCACCTTCACCAGCCGCCGCAGCCCCAACTCCTCACCGACCGCCAGTTCGCTCAACACCGCCGGCCCCGCCCCACTGACCGCCGCCGCCTTGACCGCGGTCGTCGAGGACAGCTCGATCAGCGGCCGGGCCAGGCCACCCAGCGCCGTGTCGAGCACCTGCCGGGTCCCCGAGCCCTTCTCACGCAGGATCAGCGGCGTCGAGGCCAGCTCGGCCGCGGGCAGCGGCCGCCGCCGGCGGGCCCACGGGTGGGCGGGCGCGACCACGACGATCAGGTGGTCGTGGGCTATCACGGCGGAGTCGAGGCCGGGCGGCACCGTGAGGCCCTCCACGAAGCCGAGGTCCGCCTCCCCGGAGAGCAGCCGCTCGGCGACGGCCGCCGAGTTGCCCGCGAGCAGCGACACCGCCGTGTCCGGCCGCCCGGCGCGCAGCGCGAGCAGCCAGCCGGGCAACAGGTACTCGGCGATCGTCATGCTCGCCGCCACCCGCAGCCGCGAGTCACGGCGGACCCGCAGCGCCTGCGCCCCCGCGTCGAACGCCCGTGCCGCCTCGACGACCCGCCCCGCCCAGTCCGTCACCAGCGCGCCGGTGTCCGTGAGCCGGGAGCCGCGCGGCGAGCGGTCCACCAGGGCCACCCCCAACTGGCGTTCCATGGACCGGATCCGGCTGCTCGCGGCCGGCTGTGTGATGCCGAGCTCCCGCGCGGCCGCGCCCAGGCTGCCCAGCCGTGCCACCGCCAGCAGCAGCTCCAGCGCGCCCAGATCCGGGACGCGATGCGCGATCGAACCCGATGCGGTGTCCGCGGGCTGTTCCTCGACACTCCCCATAAGCCCAGCTTATGCCCCCATAGAGTCATACTCCCTGGTCGCGGGCGGACGCCCGGGCGACCGTGGAGTCATGGTCACCGCCGCCCAGCCCCTGTACGCCCTCCCCCGTGTGCGCGCCGGCGCCGTCCGTCACCTCGGACCGAACTGGTACGCCACGGTGATGGGGACCGCGATCCTCGCCACGGCGGGAGCCGCGCTCCCCGTCCGCCCGCCGGGGCTGCGGCCGCTCCTCACCGCCTGCTGGGTTCTCGCCCTCGTCCTTCTCCTGGCCCTGCTCGGCGCCCGCGCCCTGCACTGGCGCCATCACCGCGACCAGGCCCGCGCCCATCTGCTGGATCCGGCGACGGCGCCGTTCTACGGCTGCCTGGCGATGGCGCTGCTCGCCGTCGGGGGCGGCGCCCTCACCGTCGGCCGGGACTGGATCGGCATCCGGGCCGCGGTCGCCCTCGACGCCGTGCTGTTCACCGTCGGGACGGCCGTCGCCCTCGCGGCCGCCGTCTCCGTCCCGTACCTGATGGCCGTACGCCATCGGGTACGGGCGTCGCAGGCCACGCCCGTGTGGCTGCTGCCGCTCGTCGCGCCCATGGTGTCCGCCGCGCTCGGGCCGCTGCTGGTGCCGTATCTGCCGGCCGGACAGCCGCGGCAGACGCTGCTCCTGGCGTGCTTCGCGCTGTTCGGACTGAGCCTGCTCGCCACGCTCGTCATGCTGCCGGTCGTGTTCGCGCGGCTGGTGACCGGCGGGCCGCTGCCCCTCGTCCTCACTCCGACCCTGTTCCTCGTCCTGGGGCCGCTCGGGCAGTCCACCACCGCCGTCGGAAAGTTCGCGGAGGTCGCTCCGGGGGTCCTGCCCGGCCCGGACAGCCGCGGTCTCGCCGTCCTCGCCGTGCTGTACGGGGTGCCCGTCATGGGGTTCGCGCTGTTCTGGCTGTGTCTGGCCACCGCGCATGTGGTGCGCGCCCGCCGGCACGGGATGGGCTTCGCGATGACCTGGTGGGCGTTCACCTTCCCGGTCGGCACCTGTGTGACCGGAGCGGCGGCGCTGGCCCGGCACACCGGGCTGGTCGCCTACGACGTGCTCGCCTGCGCGCTGTACGTCGTCCTCGTCGCCGCGTGGATCGTGGCCGCCACGCACACCGTCCGCGGGCTGCTCAGCGGTGTGCTGCTCGCAGCGCCTCGCCCAGCACCTTCGGCGCCTCGGCGAGCGACGGGCCGTACCACGTCAGGTGCCGTCCGCTGAGCAGCGCGCAGGGCAGACCGGGGAAGGCCTCCGGGCCGTCGTCGGCGGTGAAGCGGTAGGGCTCGTCCGGCAGCACGACCAGGTCCGGTGCGGCGGCGATCAGTTCCTCGACCGGGATCCGCGGATAGCGTTCGGCGTGCCCGGCGTACAGCTGGTCGACGCCGAGGCGGGCCAGCGCGTCCCCGGCGAAGGTGTCACGGCCCAGCACCATCCACGGGCGGCGCCAGATCGGTACGACGGCCGTCCGACGGCGGGTGGGCGGCAGCGGCGCCGCCCACGCCTCCTCCGCCTCGTCGAGCCACTTCGGCCGCGACGGCACCCCGCACGCCCGAAGTACCCGCGCCAGCTCACCGAAGGCCTGCGGGACGTCCCGGATGTCGGTCACCAGGACCTCGAGGCCGGCCGTGCGCAGCGCCGCCAGGTCCGGTTCCCGGTTCTCCTCCTCGTTGGCGATCACCAGGTCGGGGGCGAGGGCGACGATCCGGTCGACCCGGGGGTTCTTGGTTCCGCCGATCCGGGTGACGTCGAGGCCCGCGGGGTGGGTGCACCAGTCGGTGGCGCCGATCAGGGCGCCGGGCACGGAGGAAGCCACCGCCTCCGTGAGCGACGGCACCAGCGAGACGATCCGCACTACCGCTTCCGGCCCCGGTCCCGGTCCCGTACCGCCTCGATGTGCTCCGCCACGGCGACGACGACCACCCGGGTGTCCGGCACGGTCGCCCGCCAGCGGTGACGGACCCCGCCGGTGAGGTACAGGGTGTCGCCGCGGCCGAGGCGGTAGGCGCGGCCCTCCGCCTCGATCTCCACGGCGCCGTCGGCCACGTACATCAACTGGTCGTTGCGGTACTGGAATTCACGGCCCGCGTCATGGTCGCCGGTGAACTCCGAGGCGTGCATCTGGTGGTGACCGCGCACCAGGGAACGGGAGCGCGGCTCCGGCTCCGGCTCGGGCCCCGGACCCGGCTCGGTCACCTCGGCGCGCACGACGTCCACGCTGCACGCGGGGTCGGCGGCGGCGAGGAGCTCGACGGCCGTGGTGCGCAGGGCGTCGGCGACCTTCTCCAGGGAGCTGGTGCTGGGCCGCGCGCGCTCGTTCTCGATCTGGCTGAGGAACGGGACCGACAGGCCGCTGCGCTCGGCCACGACGGCGAGGGTGAGCTCCAGGGAGCGGCGTCGGCGCCGCACGGCCGCACCCACGCGCAGGGGCTGTTCTTTGTGGTCGCCCATCGCTCCGGCTCCCTCCTTAGCTCGTCGGTACCGTGACGTCCTCTACGCCCTCTGAGGAGTTGTCTGCACCCTACGCATGTTCGGCAAACCGTTTCATGCGCCCGTCACATCGAGGACACCTGGCGTAACGCCGGACCTCACAGTTCGCGCCAGTCGATCGGACCCCGGACACGCCGGGCACGGGCCCGCCCTCCGGTTCTCCGGTTCAATGCGCGAACGGCCGCGCATGTTCCCGCTCGTCCCCGGCTTCGAGGGACTTCGGTTCGGGCATGGGCGTAGCTCTCCGTACTTGGCCGGATCCTTGCCGTGGCAGGGCGGCGGACGGACGGGGCCGGACCAGCGCCGTGGCGGGGCGGAAACAGCGGGGAACACACGGGAACGACACGAGGGGCGGGCCCCGACGCGGGCCCGGAGGCCGAACGTCGGTGCCCGCCCCTCGTCGGGCGGTCGCGGTGCTGTCAGGTCACCGGGCCGCCCGGCTTTCCTGCCCCGAATCGGCGACCGGTACCCACTTCTCGACCAGACCTGGATTCTCCTTCAGCCAGGTCCGGACCGCGTCCTGCTCCTTGCCCTTGCCGGCCTTCTGGATCCGCGCCTCCAGACCGGTGAGCTGGGCCTCGGTCATCCTGAAGTCCTTCAGCCACTTGCCGACCTCGGGGTTGTCGGCGGCGAAGTCCTTGCGGGCGACGGTGTGCACGCCGTCTCCCTTGCCCCAGGCGCCCTTGGGATCCTCGAGCTTCTTCAGGTCGTAGTCGCTGTACGCCCAGTGCGGCGACCAGAGGGTGACGACGATCGGCTTCTTGGCGGCGTACGCGCGCTTGAGTTCGGCGAGCATCGCCGGGGTGGAGCCGTCGACGACGGTGTAGGCGCCGTCGAGGCCGTACTGCCCCAGGACCTTGTCCTTGAGCAGACCCATCATCCCGGCGCTGGGCTCGATGCCGGTGATCTTGCCGTCGAACTCGGCGGCGTGGCTCTTCAGGTCCGCCAGGGAGCCGACGTCCTTCACGTACGAGGGGACGGCGAGCTCCAGGGAGGTGGGGCCGTACCAGGAGCCCAGATCGTCGAGCTGTTCGCCGTACTTCTTCCAGTACTCGTTGTGGGTGGTGGGCAGCCAGGCGTCGGTCTGGAAGTCGATCTGCCCGGTGGCGACGCCGGTGTAGAGGGGGCCCGCGGTGTACTGCGTGGTGGTGACGTCGAAGCCGCGTTCCTCCAGGAGTTCCTTCCAGAGGTAGGTGGAGGCGATGCCCTCGTCCCACGGGATGTAGCCGATCTTGACCTCCTTGCCCTTGCCGATGTCCGTGGCGGAGGCCTCGGCGGTACCGGAGGAGGGGCCGAAGACGTTCATGCCGCCGGCGACCAGGGCGAGCACGACCACGCCGACCACAGCCACGGCCGGGCGCGGACGGTACGTCCACACCGTGCCGCGGGCCTTGGCGGCGGCGCGGCGGCCGAGCGGGGAGATCCGGGTGCCGAGGGCGCCGGTCATCCGGTCCAGGTAGATGGCGAGGACCACGATGCCCAGGCCCGCCTCGAAGCCGAGGCCGATGTCGAGCTGGCCGATGGCCTCGTTGACGGCGCCGCCGAGGCCGCCGGTGCCGACCATGCCGGCGATGACGACCATCGACAGGCCCAGCATGATGACCTGGTTGATGCCCGCCATGATCGTCGGCAGGGCGAGCGGCAGCTGCACGCGCAGCAGGGTGTCGCGGGGCGTCGTGCCGAACGCTTCGGCGGCCTCGACGAGTTCGGCGTCGACCTGGCGGATGCCGAGCTCGGTCATCCGGACGCCCGGGGCGAGCGCGAAGATCAGGGTGGCGATGACGCCCGCGGGGACGCCCATGCCGAAGAACAGGATGGCCGGGATCAGCAGGACCATCGACGGCATCGTCTGGAGCAGGTCCAGGACGGGGCGGAGGGTGGCGCTGACGGCCTTGGAGCGGGCGGCCCAGATGCCCAGCGGGAGGGAGACCGCCAGGGCGATCACCGTGGCCACGAGCACCAGGGAGAGCGTCGACATCGCCTCGTCCCACAGGCCGAGGGAGTCGATGAGGGCGAATCCGGCGAAGGCCAGGACGCCCGCGACGAGGCCGCGCAGCCACCAGGCGAGCACCGCGAGGATGCCCGCGAGGAGGAGCGGCTCAGGGGCGGTGAGGACGGTGTCGAGACCGTCGTACATGCCTTCGACGACCGTCTTGATCGCGTCGAAGAGCCAGGACATGTGGGTGACGAGCCAGTCGACGCCGGAGTCGACCCAGTCGCCGAGGTGGAGCCTAGGCACGGGTCAACACCTTCCTCCCGCCGTCGCGCGGACTGTCGCAGGCCGTCACCTGGCCCTGTTCGTCGCCGAGGAAGCGGACGAGGCGCTCTCCCGACACGACGCCGACGAGTTTCCGCTTCCCGTCGAGGACGGCAACCGGATGGGTCAGGCGGGCGCTGAGCGCGCACAGCGCGGCGAACGGGGTGTCGGAAGTGGCGGTCTCGCAGCCGCAGTCGGCCTCGTCGCCGCGCACGACGGTGTCCATCACGGCGGAGGCGGTCAGCACGCGCGAGCGGTCGACGTCCTGGATGAAGGAGGCGACGTAGTCGTTCGCGGGGCGGATCAGGATGTCCTCCGCCGTGCCCGTCTGCACGATGCGGCCGTCGCGCATGACGGCGATCCGGTCGCCCAGCCGCATGGCCTCGTTGAGGTCGTGGGTGATGAAGACGATGGTCTTCTTCAGCGTCTGCTGGAGCGTGAGGAGCTGGTCCTGCATGTCGCGGCGGATCAGCGGGTCCAGCGCGCTGAAGGACTCGTCCATCAGGAGCAGGTCGGCGTCGGTGGCGAGGGCGCGGGCCAGGCCGACGCGCTGCTGCATGCCGCCGGACAGCTCGTCCGGCCAGGACTTCTCCCAGCCGGCCAGACCGCAGAGCCGCAGCGCCTCGACGGCGCGCTCCTCGCGCTCGCGGCGGGGGACGCCCTGGACGGCGAGGCCGTAGGCGGCGTTGTCGAGGACGCTGCGGTGCGGGAAGAGCGCGAAGTGCTGGAAGACCATGCTGATCTTCTTCGCCCGGACCGCGCGCAGTTCGCGGTCGGCGAGGGCGGTGAGGTTCTGGCCGTCGAAGAGGACGCGTCCGGCGGTCGGCTCCAGCAGCCCGTTGAGCATCCGCAGCAGGGTGGACTTGCCCGACCCGGACAGGCCCATCACGACGAAGATCTCGCCCGGTTCCACCGCGAAGGAGGCGTCGATGACGGCGGCCGTGGTGCCGTCGGCGCGCAGCTCCTCCCGGTCGGCTCCCTCCCGGAGCCGCTCGACTGCCTGCTGCGGTCGTCTGCCGAACACCTTGTGCAGATGCTCGGCCTCAAGCCTGGAGGACACGCGTACCTCTCGTCGGGGACAGGAATCGGAGCACTCGGCAACAGCAAACAGTTGAAAACGCAACCGGGCATTGCTCCGAGGCCGCCCCTGCCCTGGTCCGATGGGGGCAAACGTACGAGTGGTTCAGTTCACAGCAGGTTTCACAAGAGGTTCACTCGTGCCACGGGAGTGAATACGCACCGGATACCCGGGCACTCGTGCGGCATGATGCGAGGCGTGACCGGACGACTGATGCTCCTCGACACCGCCTCGCTCTATTTCCGCGCCTACTTCGGCGTCCCGGACTCCGTGAAGGCGCCGGACGGCACTCCGGTGAACGCCGTACGCGGACTGCTGGACTTCATCGACCGGCTGGTGAAGGACCACCGGCCGGACGAGCTGGTCGCCTGCATGGACGCCGACTGGCGCCCCCAGTGGCGGGTCGACCTGATCCCCTCCTACAAGGCGCACCGCGTCGCCGAGGAGCGCGAGACGGGGCCGGACGAGGAGGAGGTGCCGGACACCCTCTCGCCGCAGGTGCCGATCATCGAGGCGGTCCTGGACGCGCTCGGCATCGCACGGGTGGGCGTCGCCGGCTACGAGGCGGACGACGTGATCGGCACGTTCACCGGGCGGTCGAAGGGCCCGGTGGACATCGTCACCGGCGACCGCGACCTCTACCAGCTGGTGGACGACGCCCGCGGGGTGCGCGTGCTGTACCCGCTGAAGGGCGTCGGCACGCTCCAGCTCACGGACGAGGCGTGGCTGCGCGAGAAGTACGGCGTCGACGGGAGCGGGTACGCGGATCTGGCGCTGCTGCGCGGCGACCCGAGCGACGGCCTGCCGGGCGTGCCGGGCATCGGCGAGAAGACCGCGGCCAAGCTGCTGGCCGAGTTCGGCGACCTGGCCGGGATCGTGGCGGCGGTCGACGACCCCCGGGCGAAGTTGACCCCGTCGCAGCGGAGCCGACTGGACGAGTCACGGCCGTATCTCGCCGTCGCGCCGAAGGTGGTCAAGGTCGCCGACGACGTGCCGCTGCCGGACGTGGACACCGCTCTGCCGCACGCGCCGCGGGACGGAGCGACACTGGAGGCACTGGCGCGGCGCTGGGGACTCGGCGGCTCGCTCCAGCGGCTGCTGACGACACTGGGCGCCCCGCCCGCGTAACCATTGTTCTCGCGTCGAGGAATGACAAGGGCACAGGCCGAGAGTCATCCTCTGCATGAGATCTGGGTGAGAGGTGGGTCGACCTCTCGAACAAGGAGGGCATCACCGGGGGGAGAGATGCTAACTTAGGTAAACCTAACCATACCCTCATGGGAGGCCGTCATGGCAGAACGTCCGGCACGGAAGCCGCGGAAGCCCCACTCCGCGCAGGTCGTCCGCACCGAACGGCTCACCCCCCATATGCAACGCGTCGTCCTCGGCGGCGAGGGCCTGGCCGACTTCACCGCGGGCACCTGCACCGACCACTACGTCAAACTGCTCTTCGGCCCCGAGGGCGTGACCTACCCCGAGCCCTTCGACCTGGAGCGCATCCGCGCCGAGTTCCCCCGTGAGCAGTGGCCCGTGACCCGCACGTACACCGTGCGCAACTGGGACGCCGAACTCCGCGAGCTGACCCTGGACTTCGTGGTCCACGGCGACGAGGGCCTGGCCGGGCCGTGGGCGGCGCGCGTCCAGCCGGGCGAGACCGTCCGCTTCATGGGCCCCGGTGGCGCCTACGCGCCCGACACCGCCGCCGACTGGCATCTGCTGGCCGGCGACGAGAGCGCCCTGCCCGCCATCGCGGCCGCCCTGGAGTCGCTGCCCGCCGGCAGCGTCGCCCACGCCTTCATCGAGGTGTCGGGCCCCGAGGAGGAGCAGAAGGTCGACTCCGACGTGGAGGTCGTCTGGCTGCACCGCGGCGACCGGCCGGTCGGCGAACGGCTCGTCGAGGCCGTACGGGCACTGGAGTTCCCCGAGGGCCGCCTGCACGCGTTCGTGCACGGCGAGGCAGCCTGCGTGAAGGAGCTGCGCAAACTCCTGCGCGTCGAGCTCCAGATCCCGCGCGAGGACCTGTCGATCTCCGGCTACTGGCGGCTCGGCCACAACGAGGACGGCTGGCAGGCCTCGAAGCGGGACTGGAACGCGCGCGTGGAGGCGGAGCAGGAGGGCGCGGCACCGGCCGCGTGACCCGGCGGAAGCGGCCCGCACTCGTGGCGCGGGCCGCCCCTGCGACCCCGTGAGGGGCCGCGCCTGCCCGCTGCTACACCGACCGCTGGTACGACCGGAACGTCCTGATCGAGAGCCACACGGCCGCCGTCGCGAGCCCGAGAAGCGCTCCGCCGCGCAGGAGCACGGCGCCCCAGTCGGGATCGGCGGACAGGGCCGAACGGCCCGCGACCATCGCCCAGTCCAACGGGTTGAAGCGGGCCACCTGCCGTATCCAGCCGGGCATCCGGTCCGGCGCCATGAACGCGCTGGAGAGGAAGGTCAGCGGCAGCAGCAGGAACGTGTTGACGCCGATGATCGACTCCCGCTCCCGCACCAGCATGCCCAGGGCGTTGGACAGCGCCCCGAAGACCGTGCCCAGCAGCACCGAGGCGACGACCAGGACGACGACGCCCACGACCCCGCCCGGGTACTCCGCACCGCCCGCCAGCCCCAGCAGCACGATGACGGCCGACTGGAGAGCGGTGACGATGCCGTTGTGGACGACATTGCCGTTCATCAGCGCGGCCCGACTGGCCGGGGTGGTCAGAAAACGGTTGAGGGTGCCGCGCTGGATCTCCTCCAACGTGCCCATGCCCGCCCACAGGTTGGAGGCGAGCGCGCTCATCACGACCACGCCCGGCACCAGGTAGTCGAGGTAGGAGGCCGTACCGAAGCCGCCCAGCGCCACGACGTTCTTGAAGAGGCTGCCGAAGAGGAACAGCCAGATCACCGGCTGGATCAGCGTGATCACGGCGTACGCGGGCTGGCGGGCGAACACCATCAGCTGGCGTTGCGTCATGTACCAGGTCTGGACGATCGCGGTGCTCATCGCGCACCCCCGGCGAGGACGAGGGCGTCGGCGGTCCCGCTCTCGGCCTCGGCGTAACGACGGCCCGCGTACCGCAGGTAGACGTCGTCGAGGGAGGGCCGGGCGACGGTCGCGGTGGCGACGGCCACGCCGGCCCGCTCCAGGGCACCGAGCAGCGCGGGCACCGCGGCCGCTCCGTCCTCGGCCCGGACACTGACCCGTGGCCCGTCGAACACCACCTCGTGGACGCCCGGCAGCCCGCCCAGGGCGCCCTCCAGCAGCACACGACCGCTCTCGCCCAGCGCGGTGCGCAGCTCCACATGCACGGCGTCGCCGCGGAGTTCACCCTTCAGGGAGTCGGGAGTGCCCGTGACGACGATCCGGCCGCGGTCGACGATGGCGACGCGCTCGGCGAGCCGGTCGGCCTCCTCCAGGTAGTGCGTGGTGAGCAGGATGGTCAGCCCCTCCTCGCCGGCCAGCCGGCCGATCTCGTCCCACATCGCGGTGCGGGCCTCCGGGTCCAGACCGGTGGTGGGCTCGTCGAGGAACAGCACCTCGGGCCGGTGCACCAGACCGAGCGCGACGTCGAGCCGGCGCCGCATACCGCCGGAGTAGCCCTTGACCGGGCGGCGGGCGGCCTCGCTGAGCGCGAAACGCTCGAGCAGCTCGTCGACGCGCCGGTCGAGGGCGGCGCCCCGCACGCCGTAGAGCCTGCCCTGGAGGCGGAGGTTGTCGCGGCCGGTGGCGACCGGGTCGGCGCCGGAGTTCTGGGCGACCACGCCGATCGCGCGGCGCACCCGGTCCGGGTGGCGCAGCACGTCGTGCCCGGCGACGGTGGCCGACCCGGAGTCGGGGCGGGCGAGAGTGGTGAGGATCTTGACGGCGGTGGACTTGCCGGCGCCGTTGGGGCCGAGCAGCCCGAAGACGGTACCGGGCTCGACGGTGATCTCGAGGCCGTTCAGCGCGGTGACGCCACCGGGGTAGGTCTTGACGAGTCGACGCGCCTCGACCGCGGGCGCGCTGGTGTTGCTCATGACGGTGCTCCTTCGTGAGCGGACAGGACTACTGATCCGCGTGAAGAGCGCCGGGCTATCCTGGGTGTGCCGCACCTCGATGGCCCGGAGCCGCTTCACCGCGGATTCCGTTCGGGGTTGGGGACCCCGGCGGAGCTGCTGCAACAGCCCTGCCGGGGTCGTTTCTCAAGAGGTGAATTCCGTCGGCAGCTCCCCCGTCTCGTGGAAACGCCGCCATTGCTCGACGCCGGGCAGGGAGCCCTTCCTGATCTCCTCGAGGAATCCGCCGACCCACTCGGCCTGCGCCTCGACCATGTGCAACTGGTACTCGACCTCGACGAGGAAGAGCCTCGGCAGCGTCTCGTAGAGCTTCTCGAGGGCGCCCCGGCCGCTGGCCACCTGGACCTCCAGCGAGCTCAGCCGGGTCTCCAGCAGGCGCACCACGTCATCGGGAGGCAGCGCCGCCATCAGCGAGAGCGCCGTCTCGAAGATCGGGTACTCCTTCGCGGGGATGGC
The sequence above is a segment of the Streptomyces asoensis genome. Coding sequences within it:
- a CDS encoding ABC transporter permease/substrate binding protein yields the protein MPRLHLGDWVDSGVDWLVTHMSWLFDAIKTVVEGMYDGLDTVLTAPEPLLLAGILAVLAWWLRGLVAGVLAFAGFALIDSLGLWDEAMSTLSLVLVATVIALAVSLPLGIWAARSKAVSATLRPVLDLLQTMPSMVLLIPAILFFGMGVPAGVIATLIFALAPGVRMTELGIRQVDAELVEAAEAFGTTPRDTLLRVQLPLALPTIMAGINQVIMLGLSMVVIAGMVGTGGLGGAVNEAIGQLDIGLGFEAGLGIVVLAIYLDRMTGALGTRISPLGRRAAAKARGTVWTYRPRPAVAVVGVVVLALVAGGMNVFGPSSGTAEASATDIGKGKEVKIGYIPWDEGIASTYLWKELLEERGFDVTTTQYTAGPLYTGVATGQIDFQTDAWLPTTHNEYWKKYGEQLDDLGSWYGPTSLELAVPSYVKDVGSLADLKSHAAEFDGKITGIEPSAGMMGLLKDKVLGQYGLDGAYTVVDGSTPAMLAELKRAYAAKKPIVVTLWSPHWAYSDYDLKKLEDPKGAWGKGDGVHTVARKDFAADNPEVGKWLKDFRMTEAQLTGLEARIQKAGKGKEQDAVRTWLKENPGLVEKWVPVADSGQESRAAR
- a CDS encoding quaternary amine ABC transporter ATP-binding protein; translation: MSSRLEAEHLHKVFGRRPQQAVERLREGADREELRADGTTAAVIDASFAVEPGEIFVVMGLSGSGKSTLLRMLNGLLEPTAGRVLFDGQNLTALADRELRAVRAKKISMVFQHFALFPHRSVLDNAAYGLAVQGVPRREREERAVEALRLCGLAGWEKSWPDELSGGMQQRVGLARALATDADLLLMDESFSALDPLIRRDMQDQLLTLQQTLKKTIVFITHDLNEAMRLGDRIAVMRDGRIVQTGTAEDILIRPANDYVASFIQDVDRSRVLTASAVMDTVVRGDEADCGCETATSDTPFAALCALSARLTHPVAVLDGKRKLVGVVSGERLVRFLGDEQGQVTACDSPRDGGRKVLTRA
- a CDS encoding 5'-3' exonuclease; translated protein: MRGVTGRLMLLDTASLYFRAYFGVPDSVKAPDGTPVNAVRGLLDFIDRLVKDHRPDELVACMDADWRPQWRVDLIPSYKAHRVAEERETGPDEEEVPDTLSPQVPIIEAVLDALGIARVGVAGYEADDVIGTFTGRSKGPVDIVTGDRDLYQLVDDARGVRVLYPLKGVGTLQLTDEAWLREKYGVDGSGYADLALLRGDPSDGLPGVPGIGEKTAAKLLAEFGDLAGIVAAVDDPRAKLTPSQRSRLDESRPYLAVAPKVVKVADDVPLPDVDTALPHAPRDGATLEALARRWGLGGSLQRLLTTLGAPPA
- a CDS encoding siderophore-interacting protein, translating into MAERPARKPRKPHSAQVVRTERLTPHMQRVVLGGEGLADFTAGTCTDHYVKLLFGPEGVTYPEPFDLERIRAEFPREQWPVTRTYTVRNWDAELRELTLDFVVHGDEGLAGPWAARVQPGETVRFMGPGGAYAPDTAADWHLLAGDESALPAIAAALESLPAGSVAHAFIEVSGPEEEQKVDSDVEVVWLHRGDRPVGERLVEAVRALEFPEGRLHAFVHGEAACVKELRKLLRVELQIPREDLSISGYWRLGHNEDGWQASKRDWNARVEAEQEGAAPAA
- a CDS encoding ABC transporter permease, encoding MSTAIVQTWYMTQRQLMVFARQPAYAVITLIQPVIWLFLFGSLFKNVVALGGFGTASYLDYLVPGVVVMSALASNLWAGMGTLEEIQRGTLNRFLTTPASRAALMNGNVVHNGIVTALQSAVIVLLGLAGGAEYPGGVVGVVVLVVASVLLGTVFGALSNALGMLVRERESIIGVNTFLLLPLTFLSSAFMAPDRMPGWIRQVARFNPLDWAMVAGRSALSADPDWGAVLLRGGALLGLATAAVWLSIRTFRSYQRSV